One part of the Malus sylvestris chromosome 2, drMalSylv7.2, whole genome shotgun sequence genome encodes these proteins:
- the LOC126599377 gene encoding WAT1-related protein At2g39510-like, translating into MSKRSNMAQMLNRAVPFMAVTFMQIGFAGMSLISKFALNHGMSPHVLVVYRHAVATVFIAPFAIIFDRNVRPKMTLSIFTKIVLLGLLEPVIDQNLFYTGMKLTTATFTSAMCNVLPAFAFIMAWIFRFEKINLRSLHSLAMILGTIVTVGGAMLMTLINGPMLNFPWTRRNIHQESTVSTVHQDPIKGGIMLAAGCFCWSCFMILQAITLKSYPAELSLTTWICLVGTVQGTAAALAFEWNNPIAWSIHFDYKLLAAVYSGIMCSGIAYYIQGMVMKERGPVFVTAFSPLSMIITAVMSSFILAEIMYLGRVIGAMVIVIGLYMVLWGKSKDQLPSELEKDDKRELATNV; encoded by the exons ATGTCTAAGCGCTCCAATATGGCTCAGATGCTCAATCGGGCGGTGCCGTTCATGGCTGTCACCTTCATGCAAATTGGGTTCGCAGGGATGTCCTTAATTTCAAAGTTTGCTCTAAACCATGGGATGAGCCCGCATGTCTTGGTAGTCTATCGGCATGCTGTGGCCACTGTTTTTATAGCTCCTTTTGCCATTATCTTTGATAG GAATGTAAGGCCAAAGATGACCTTATCTATTTTCACCAAGATTGTGTTGCTTGGCCTATTAGA GCCTGTAATTGACCAGAACCTGTTCTATACCGGGATGAAGCTTACAACAGCAacttttacatctgccatgtgCAATGTTCTTCCTGCTTTTGCTTTCATAATGGCTTGGATTTtcag GTTTGAGAAGATTAATTTGAGAAGCCTGCATAGCCTGGCAATGATATTGGGGACCATAGTGACTGTGGGAGGAGCCATGCTTATGACTCTAATTAATGGACCCATGTTGAATTTTCCGTGGACAAGAAGAAATATCCATCAAGAATCTACAGTTTCCACAGTTCATCAAGATCCCATAAAGGGAGGTATCATGCTTGCAGCTGGATGTTTCTGCTGGTCTTGTTTCATGATTCTCCAA GCGATTACTCTAAAATCATACCCTGCTGAGCTGTCCCTAACAACTTGGATATGCTTGGTGGGCACGGTTCAAGGAACTGCGGCGGCCCTAGCTTTCGAATGGAATAACCCTATAGCTTGGTCCATACACTTTGATTATAAGCTGTTAGCTGCTGTTTACAGT GGAATAATGTGTTCAGGGATCGCTTATTACATTCAGGGAATGGTAATGAAGGAAAGAGGACCTGTTTTTGTGACTGCTTTTAGTCCTCTAAGCATGATTATTACAGCCGTTATGAGCTCCTTCATATTAGCTGAGATCATGTACTTGGGAAG agtaattggagcaatggtcattgtgattggcctctatATGGTTCTATGGGGGAAAAGCAAGGATCAACTTCCATCCGAATTAGAAAAAGATGATAAAAGGGAATTGGCTACAAATGTTTAA